Proteins encoded in a region of the Benincasa hispida cultivar B227 chromosome 2, ASM972705v1, whole genome shotgun sequence genome:
- the LOC120072311 gene encoding peptidyl-tRNA hydrolase, mitochondrial isoform X2: MIDVFAESVGIPMSRLHCKAVFGEGFVGDIPVFLAKPQTYMNLSGESAGPLAAYYKLPLNRVLVFHDDMNLPCGVLRLQHNGGHDYHNGLKSVIYHFRGNREFARLRIGIGRPPGQMDPKAFLLQKFNNTAQERIDTALQEGVGALKLVLSLGLSESARRFNHEQKYKHIRLQTMPV, encoded by the exons ATGATTGATGTGTTTGCTGAGTCTGTTGGAATTCCAATGAGCAGGCTTCACTGTAAAGCTGTGTTTGGTGAAG GTTTTGTTGGGGACATCCCTGTTTTTCTGGCAAAGCCTCAAACTTACATGAACCTGAGTGGTGAATCT GCAGGACCACTTGCAGCTTATTACAAGCTACCTCTAAACCGTGTGCTCGTG TTTCATGATGACATGAACTTGCCATGTGGGGTGCTTCGGCTTCAACACAATGGAGGACACGACTACCACAACGG gctGAAGAGTGTCATTTATCATTTTCGAGGGAACAGAGAGTTTGCTAGGTTAAGAATTG GCATTGGAAGGCCACCTGGTCAAATGGATCCCAAAGCGTTTTTGCTTCAAAAGTTCAATAACACGGCTCAAGAACGA ATCGATACTGCATTACAAGAGGGGGTTGGTGCATTGAAGCTCGTATTGTCTCTCGGTTTGTCTGAGAGTGCGAGGCGCTTCAATCATGAACAGAAATACAAGCATATAAGGTTACAAACCATGCCAGTATGA
- the LOC120072311 gene encoding peptidyl-tRNA hydrolase, mitochondrial isoform X1 has product MFNKLTKRGFCTAISSRPWLFVGLGNPGEKFRGTRHNVGFEMIDVFAESVGIPMSRLHCKAVFGEGFVGDIPVFLAKPQTYMNLSGESAGPLAAYYKLPLNRVLVFHDDMNLPCGVLRLQHNGGHDYHNGLKSVIYHFRGNREFARLRIGIGRPPGQMDPKAFLLQKFNNTAQERIDTALQEGVGALKLVLSLGLSESARRFNHEQKYKHIRLQTMPV; this is encoded by the exons ATGTTCAATAAGTTAACCAAGCGTGGCTTTTGCACGGCAATATCATCACGGCCTTGGCTTTTTGTGGGCTTGGGCAACCCTGGAGAGAAGTTCAGAGGAACCAGGCACAAT GTAGGCTTTGAGATGATTGATGTGTTTGCTGAGTCTGTTGGAATTCCAATGAGCAGGCTTCACTGTAAAGCTGTGTTTGGTGAAG GTTTTGTTGGGGACATCCCTGTTTTTCTGGCAAAGCCTCAAACTTACATGAACCTGAGTGGTGAATCT GCAGGACCACTTGCAGCTTATTACAAGCTACCTCTAAACCGTGTGCTCGTG TTTCATGATGACATGAACTTGCCATGTGGGGTGCTTCGGCTTCAACACAATGGAGGACACGACTACCACAACGG gctGAAGAGTGTCATTTATCATTTTCGAGGGAACAGAGAGTTTGCTAGGTTAAGAATTG GCATTGGAAGGCCACCTGGTCAAATGGATCCCAAAGCGTTTTTGCTTCAAAAGTTCAATAACACGGCTCAAGAACGA ATCGATACTGCATTACAAGAGGGGGTTGGTGCATTGAAGCTCGTATTGTCTCTCGGTTTGTCTGAGAGTGCGAGGCGCTTCAATCATGAACAGAAATACAAGCATATAAGGTTACAAACCATGCCAGTATGA
- the LOC120071391 gene encoding uncharacterized protein LOC120071391, whose protein sequence is MKDSDPTTEPIGQHLIKLISNLCFSVFVFSVLIITVIAITYQPPDPWLESTPALTKLFTASENATFKNDESVVKTGEDLVSVLPPAVSPALGTQITEAVIEKSEEVIDNSTTLKLNCDELRAVNCSDPRILIAVERFNLKAFKSIAFLEYQTPVNGSKEDECDVLWRFRNKKEKSWRKYRDFRRFKFDIGEDCHYKVVHAGGWHSGINARRPRSAMNNRSRGGGSGRVAPPVRDEEINDTIPTLGSETNFRKGKYLYYSRGGDYCKGMNQYLWSFLCGLGEAMYLNRTFVMDLSVCLAGSYNPSNKDEEGKDFRFYFDFEHLKEVASIVEEGEFVRDWKKWDKGHKRKMPVRKVVSHKVTPMQLKKDKNTIIWRQFDAPEPENYWYRVCEGQAAKYIQRPWHAVWKSKRLMNIVTEISGRMDWDFDAIHVVRGEKAQNKELWPHLDSDTSPDAILEKLTGMIQPWRNLYIATNEPFYNYFDKLRSHFKVHLLDDYKELWGNTSEWYNETTLVNNGRPVEFDGYMRVAVDTEVFYRAKTRVETFYNLTKDCKDGINTC, encoded by the coding sequence ATGAAAGATTCAGATCCGACCACAGAGCCCATTGGGCAGCATCTGATTAAGCTTATAAGCAATCTCTGTTTCTCGGTCTTTGTGTTTTCTGTTCTTATTATCACTGTCATTGCCATCACTTACCAGCCCCCAGATCCATGGCTTGAATCCACTCCTGCTCTTACCAAGCTCTTCACTGCCTCCGAGAATGCCACTTTCAAGAACGATGAATCTGTTGTCAAAACTGGGGAGGATTTGGTCTCTGTTCTTCCCCCTGCAGTCTCCCCTGCTTTGGGGACCCAGATCACTGAGGCGGTGATTGAGAAATCTGAGGAGGTAATTGATAATTCTACCACTCTTAAATTGAATTGTGATGAATTGCGTGCTGTAAATTGTTCCGACCCGCGTATTTTGATTGCGGTCGAAAGGTTTAATTTGAAGGCATTTAAGTCTATTGCGTTCCTCGAGTATCAGACTCCTGTTAATGGGTCTAAGGAAGATGAATGTGATGTTTTGTGGAGATTTAGGAACAAGAAAGAGAAGTCGTGGAGGAAGTATAGGGATTTTCGGAGGTTTAAATTTGATATTGGGGAGGATTGTCATTATAAGGTAGTTCATGCTGGTGGTTGGCATTCAGGTATAAATGCTCGACGACCGAGAAGTGCGATGAACAATCGTTCTAGGGGTGGTGGAAGTGGTAGAGTTGCTCCACCAGTACGGGATGAGGAGATTAACGACACGATTCCGACATTGGGATCGGAGACGAATTTTAGGAAGGGGAAGTACTTGTACTATTCACGTGGAGGGGATTATTGTAAAGGAATGAACCAATATCTATGGAGTTTCTTGTGTGGTTTGGGAGAAGCAATGTATTTGAACAGGACATTTGTGATGGATTTGAGTGTATGTTTGGCAGGTAGTTATAATCCGAGCAACAAAGACGAAGAGGGGAAAGATTTTCGTTTTTACTTTGATTTTGAGCATCTTAAAGAAGTTGCATCTATTGTAGAGGAAGGTGAATTTGTGAGAGATTGGAAGAAATGGGATAAAGGCCACAAGAGGAAGATGCCTGTTAGGAAGGTTGTAAGCCATAAAGTGACACCAATGCAACTGAAGAAAGATAAAAATACAATCATATGGAGGCAGTTTGATGCTCCTGAACCTGAGAATTATTGGTACAGAGTGTGCGAGGGGCAAGCTGCAAAGTATATTCAGCGGCCGTGGCATGCCGTATGGAAATCAAAAAGATTGATGAATATCGTGACAGAAATCAGTGGTCGTATGGACTGGGATTTTGATGCAATTCATGTGGTTCGAGGAGAGAAGGCACAAAACAAAGAGCTTTGGCCTCATTTAGATTCTGATACATCTCCTGATGCTATTCTTGAAAAGTTGACAGGGATGATTCAGCCTTGGAGGAATCTGTATATAGCCACAAATGAACCGTTCTATAACTACTTCGACAAATTGCGATCTCATTTTAAAGTCCATTTGCTTGATGATTACAAGGAATTATGGGGAAACACTAGTGAGTGGTACAATGAAACAACGCTTGTAAACAACGGCAGACCAGTCGAGTTTGATGGGTACATGAGAGTCGCGGTGgatactgaagtgttctatagGGCGAAAACCCGTGTTGAAACATTCTATAATTTGACCAAAGACTGCAAGGATGGAATCAATACGTGCTGA